TGCCGAGAGTTTTTACGGCGGTTGGCTGTACCGGGTGCAGGTCTTGCCGGTTACCTTTTATATATCAGATCAAGGAGAATGTTGAATGAAAGTTATTGCGATTAATGGCAGCGCACGCAAAGATGGCAATACGGCAAGTCTGATTCAGCACGTTTTCGCCCCCCTGCAGGAGGCTGGAATCGAAACGGAAATGATTCAGCTTGCCGGGCTGCAGATACGAGGCTGTACAGCCTGTATGCAGTGTTTTGCAAAGAAAGACGGGCGCTGTGTTCTGACCCGGGATCCGCTTAATGATATCGTGGAGAAGATGGTGGCGGCCGACGGTATTATTCTTGGCTCGCCGACCTATTTTGCGGATATTACGGCCGAGTTGAAAGCGCTCATCGATCGGAGCGGGATGGTGACCCGGGCCAATGGCGGTCAGTTGCGGCGCAAAGTCGGTGCCGGGGTCGCTGTGGCCAGGCGCGGCGGGGTCATGCATGCCCTGCAATCGATTCAGAATTATTTTCTGATCAATGAGATGATTATCCCCGGTTCCAATTACTGGAATCTCGCCTTCGGTCGTAACAGTGGTGACGTGGACACCGATACGGAAGGGGTAGCGACGATGACCAGGCTGGGGGAAAATATGGCCTGGCTACTCGAGAAAATTGCCCGCTGAAGCCTGTTGGAAAGGATTTTTCAGCCCGGACTTTATCATCAGGCCCGGAGGGCGGTAAAATTTGAATTTTATAAAAATTGAAAAAATAAAAAAAATGAACAGAAAATCTCGATCTTGAAAGGTTTCTTTATGGATGAGAAAGAAAAAGACTCCGCTATGCCGATAGCCTTGACTCTGGAGCCCGGCGTTTATTTTCGTTGCACCTGCGGTTGTTCGCAAAGCTTGCCGTTTTGTGACGGCCACCATCAGCAAGGCCAGAAGCTGCCGCTTCGCTTTGAGGTGAAGGAAAGGGAAAAGGTCTATTTGTGTACCTGCGGGCAAAGTCGGAATCTGCCACACTGTGATGGCAGTTGCGGAGTCGATGTTCCCGTAGCCGACTGACCAGCCGGGTTGAATCCGCGCCGTAACAATCGGGGCGGATTCAAC
This genomic window from Pelobacter seleniigenes DSM 18267 contains:
- a CDS encoding flavodoxin family protein, which translates into the protein MKVIAINGSARKDGNTASLIQHVFAPLQEAGIETEMIQLAGLQIRGCTACMQCFAKKDGRCVLTRDPLNDIVEKMVAADGIILGSPTYFADITAELKALIDRSGMVTRANGGQLRRKVGAGVAVARRGGVMHALQSIQNYFLINEMIIPGSNYWNLAFGRNSGDVDTDTEGVATMTRLGENMAWLLEKIAR
- a CDS encoding CDGSH iron-sulfur domain-containing protein, with the protein product MDEKEKDSAMPIALTLEPGVYFRCTCGCSQSLPFCDGHHQQGQKLPLRFEVKEREKVYLCTCGQSRNLPHCDGSCGVDVPVAD